Proteins encoded in a region of the Dreissena polymorpha isolate Duluth1 chromosome 6, UMN_Dpol_1.0, whole genome shotgun sequence genome:
- the LOC127836397 gene encoding uncharacterized protein LOC127836397: protein MLYERSVVQDYLLENMDHDDDECCGWCFSCFNEEQPNKRNEARQEQEIQELRIENEKLKREKDDALTRLSEVMSVKLRDNNPNIADLSDLFRPTKLAEMFSELYDNQWTNAFTVLQDQLSEKSAVEFLLDVFLLAYDFCSSELQKTWQFVCKWYINEDTNTQLRKQLKDARKAKVCSFLRRSLKCS, encoded by the exons ATGCTTTACGAGCGGAGTGTGGTGCAAGATTATCTCTTAGAGAACATGGACCACGACGATGACGAGTGCTGTG GTTGGTGTTTTTCTTGTTTCAACGAGGAGCAACC GAACAAACGCAATGAAGCCCGACAGGAACAGGAGATTCAGGAGCTCCGAATAGAAAATGAAAAATTGAAAAGAGAAAAAGATGATGCTTTAACAAG ATTAAGCGAAGTCATGTCTGTAAAACTGAGAGACAACAATCCGAACATCGCCGATCTCAGTGACCTCTTCAGACCTACAAAACTGGCGGAGATGTTTAGTGAACTGTACGACAACCAGTGGACTAATGCTTTCACCGTCTTACAAGACCAGCTGTCAGAGAAAAGCGCTGTCGAATTTTTGCTAGATGTCTTTTTA CTCGCCTACGATTTTTGTTCGAGTGAACTGCAGAAGACGTGGCAATTTGTCTGTAAATGGTATATTAACGAG GATACTAACACGCAGTTACGAAAACAATTGAAAGATGCAAGGAAAGCAAAAGTTTGCTCCTTTCTGAGGAGGTCGCTAAA GTGTTCCTGA